In Populus nigra chromosome 1, ddPopNigr1.1, whole genome shotgun sequence, one genomic interval encodes:
- the LOC133681244 gene encoding mediator of RNA polymerase II transcription subunit 9-like encodes MDSFSGGGSWTKIPNLLVENGTRDQHSDALVNELNTHFDKCQQLLNSISSSINAKAVMVDGEKRKLDERYQLLNQRRELIGNYRNSVKKVSQVSHNCFSFLSKE; translated from the exons atggATTCATTCAGTGGAGGAGGGAGCTGGACAAAGATCCCAAACTTG TTGGTTGAGAATGGAACTCGGGATCAGCATTCTGATGCTttg GTTAATGAATTGAACACTCACTTTGACAAGTGTCAGCAGCTGTTGAATTcaatttcaagctcaattaaCGCTAAAGCTGTTATGG TTGATGGAGAAAAGCGAAAGCTGGACGAAAGATACCAATTGCTAAACCAAAGGAG GGAGCTAATTGGCAATTATAGAAATTCTGTTAAAAAAGTTTCTCAAGTGAGCCATAACTGCTTTTCCTTCTTGAGCAAAGAGTAG
- the LOC133681260 gene encoding L10-interacting MYB domain-containing protein-like codes for MDDSQSQDKACWTREMLHAFCDICIKAIEQGMRPNTHFDKAGWKYVMNCFKNQTGHALTKAQLKNKWDGIKKDWRIWKTLISETGVGWSAELGTIAAPDEWWKAKNQEIRGARKFRHVGIDPTLCCKYDIMFTNTVATGQYAWAPSQGLNSDEDGVGQRQTNAVNEDPHLQEGSGDSEEDSLPNFVADVNNMVAGVNFSNSTSNPTSSSGKRKGVQQSSQQNLKKKRAAGRGSHLLSRLDKLVDSVSTKSECTSTVLDKKGCSIEEVMKEFHSIEEVVFGSELYCFATEFFMVRSRREMWAAMGDVDRKFQWLKLMFDRRATYRP; via the exons ATGGACGATTCTCAATCACAAGATAAGGCTTGTTGGACTAGAGAGATGTTGCATGCTTTTTGTGACATATGTATTAAAGCAATTGAGCAAGGTATGCGACCCAACACACATTTCGACAAAGCTGGGTGGAAATATGTTATGAATTGCTTTAAGAATCAAACTGGCCATGCATTAACGAAAGCACAATTAAAGAATAAGTGGGACGGAATTAAAAAAGATTGGAGAATATGGAAAACGTTGATTTCCGAAACAGGAGTAGGCTGGAGTGCTGAACTGGGAACAATTGCGGCTCCTGATGAATGGTGGAAAGCTAAAAACCAG GAGATACGCGGAGCAAGAAAGTTTAGGCATGTTGGCATCGATCCAACATTGTGTTGTAAATATGATATCATGTTTACAAACACTGTTGCTACCGGTCAGTATGCTTGGGCTCCATCACAGGGTCTGAATTCTGATGAAGATGGTGTCGGTCAAAGGCAAACTAACGCAGTAAATGAGGACCCTCATCTTCAGGAAGGTAGTGGAGATTCTGAGGAGGATAGTCTACCAAATTTTGTTGCCGATGTCAATAATATGGTGGCTGGTGTCAATTTTTCCAACAGCACAAGCAATCCCACTAGTAGTAGTGGGAAGAGAAAAGGTGTGCAACAAAGTTCccaacaaaatttgaaaaaaaaaagggctgcCGGAAGGGGATCACATTTGTTATCGCGATTAGATAAGTTAGTTGATAGTGTGTCTACCAAGAGTGAATGCACGTCAActgttttggataaaaaaggATGTAGCATAGAAGAGGTGATGAAGGAGTTTCACTCCATTGAGGAAGTGGTGTTCGGCAGTGAGCTGTATTGTTTTGCAACTGAGTTTTTCATGGTTAGAAGTAGGAGGGAAATGTGGGCAGCAATGGGTGATGTGGACCGAAAATTTCAGTGGCTGAAATTAATGTTCGATCGAAGGGCAACCTACAGACCTTGA
- the LOC133681276 gene encoding uncharacterized protein LOC133681276, producing MDPNWFTALFDDHYENVMNNAGRYVSDGFAGTSSISGFGGSVGDGYGNYNSEVQDDDLNQQDDNDGGDLFWHRECDRTKLVICTAGALTMYYNTYVYKEPCMNSYNTGMRWLTEILNGHWMRCVNMFRMDADTLKSLALELETMYRLKPSRRMSVIEKVGMFLYTLALGASNREVQERFQHSGETVSRNFKEVLRSVCLLAADFIKPVDPEFTTTPLEIEMNPRYMPYFKNCIGAIDGTHVRACVSQEIQIPFIGRKGIPTQNIMAACSFDMQFTFVWAGWEGSAHDTRIFYEAIGNTNIQFPRPPEGKYYLVDSGYPNEYGYLGPYRGERYHLPEFHRRGQPRSREELFNRVHSSLRCVIERTFGVWKKRWRILQTMPEFPYKSQVKIVVASMALHNYIRRKSDQDVAFNKFDSHPDFVPPDTFPDVVPQSQTTGHQSASRMDYIRDAIANSLMGQ from the exons ATGGATCCGAATTGGTTTACTGCGCTTTTTGATGACCATTATGAAAATGTTATGAATAATGCTGGTCGATATGTGTCGGATGGGTTTGCCGGTACAAGTTCAATAAGTGGTTTTGGAGGTAGTGTCGGTGATGGTTATGGGAACTATAACAGTGAGGTTCAGGACGACGACCTAAATCAACAGGATGACAATGACGGTGGCGATTTATTCTGGCATAGAGAGTGTGATCGAACTAAATTAGTCATATGCACTGCTGGAGCACTGACGATGTATTACAATACGTATGTTTACAAAGAGCCATGTATGAATTCATACAACACTGGCATGCGATGGTTGACGGAAATTTTAAATGGGCATTGGATGCGTTGTGTGAACATGTTTCGGATGGATGCGGACACATTGAAGAGTTTGGCTTTAGAGTTGGAAACGATGTACAGGTTGAAACCGTCTAGACGGATGAGTGTTATTGAGAAAGTAGGCATGTTTCTCTACACTTTAGCTCTAGGTGCTTCAAATAGGGAGGTGCAGGAGCGTTTTCAGCATTCAGGTGAAACAGTTTCCAGAAATTTCAAAGAGGTTCTTCGTTCTGTGTGCTTGCTAGCAGCTGATTTCATTAAACCAGTAGATCCGGAATTCACAACAACACCATTGGAAATTGAAATGAATCCGAGATACATGCCCTATTTCAAG aatTGCATTGGAGCGATTGATGGAACACATGTACGTGCATGTGTTTCACAAGAAATTCAAATACCATTTATTGGTAGAAAAGGTATACCGACGCAAAATATAATGGCAGCATGTAGCTTTGACATGCAATTTACATTTGTTTGGGCTGGGTGGGAAGGCAGTGCTCACGATACACGAATATTTTATGAGGCGATTGGAAATACAAACATACAATTTCCGCGGCCACCGGAAG GGAAGTATTATCTCGTTGATTCGGGATATCCGAATGAATACGGTTACTTGGGTCCATATAGAGGGGAGAGATATCATCTTCCAGAATTTCATCGACGAGGACAACCGCGAAGTCGGGAGGAACTATTCAACCGAGTCCATTCATCATTACGATGTGTTATCGAACGTACATTTGGAGTTTGGAAGAAAAGATGGCGAATCTTGCAAACCATGCCTGAGTTTCCTTACAAATCACAGGTTAAAATTGTTGTCGCATCAATGGCGCTGCACAACTATATTCGACGGAAGTCAGACCAAGATGTTGCATTCAACAAGTTTGATAGCCATCCTGATTTCGTTCCTCCAGATACTTTTCCCGATGTCGTTCCACAATCACAAACAACTGGACACCAGAGTGCGTCGCGTATGGATTATATTCGTGATGCCATTGCAAATAGTTTGATGGGGCAATAA